AATTCCCACATACGAACATACACTTATGACATACTTAGTGTCGTGTCGAGCCATGTTGAGTGTGTGGTATTGATGTCAAAGGATGCACCCACTGAGTAGATGAAGTATTGTCAATAAAGGCTTATTCAATGGCTATCGTTAAAAGGTATCGGTAGGGTTGGGTAGGCTTTTTTGTTTTGAAGAAAAATGTATTGTGTGGGAAGTGGTCGATAGAATGTAAGCGTCCAAAACTCAGGTATCTATTCACCGACTAAATAACCTCTTATACTAGCAGTATCACTAATTAGGAGGAAACTCAATGACAAAACAAACAATTGTTCCAATCACACATAATCCGCACCCTATTCAACATAACAAGTATGATAATCGGAAAAATAAACCATAACTAAAGATTCGTATCCAACAGATAGAAATAACGTTTTACGATTCATTAAATTTTGAGGTTATGAGTCAACTATTAGACAAGGTACTTACTTATGGCATTGAATCTCACTGATTTAGGACAAGTCTATCTGGTATGCGGAAAAACAGATATGCGTCAAGGGATTGATTCACTTGCCATCATCGTGAAAGAACAGTTAGCGTTAGACCCCTTTTCAGGTTCCGTCTTCTTGTTCTGCGGAACCAAAAAAGACCGTTTTAAAGCTCTTTATTGGGATGGACAAGGATTCTGGTTATTATATAAACGTTTCGGCAACGGGCGGCTTCAATGGCCGAATTCCGTTGACCAAGTGGAACAACTTTCAAATCAACAAATTGAATGGCTCATGAGTGGCTTTTCAATTTACCCTAAAATTAATACAGCTACCCAACGAGATTTTTATTGAATTTCGCTGGGTAGCTTTTTTTGTGCTGTCTACGTAATTCAAATATAACTTGCTATAGGACTAACATTATAAACTCAAGCTTGTCAGATGATTGATTTGGAATAAGACATTCATTTTACAATCGATTACATTATGTAATTCAATATACTTTTTGCTTCAATTATGTAATGTGAGATAAAAAATTTTGTTTCGTATCAAATTAGTACGAATAAATCTAACTAATTTTGTGTATTTATTTATAGATTACTTATTATGTGGAAGGAGGAGGTAAAAGTGAAGAAATATATCAAATGTATATAGAATGTATACCTGCAAGTTTATAATTGATAGGGTTTTCTACAAAACTAAAAGAGCAGAAGGTAAGCTCTAAAAAAACTATTCAAAACAACTATGACTGATAAAAAATTGGTCTAAACAACTAAATTATCACAGAGCCTGATTAGCTATAGGGCAATGGGATACATCATAAAGCACTCATGGATTTTATCTGTGACGTGCTATATGGGGTACCTCTATTTTCCTATGGCTAATTTTAGGTCTAAGAGTCGGTACTTCATATAGTATCGATTTTTTTGTATTCCTTGCTCTGACTGCTGATGGCAGAAAAGGAAGGAATATATTATGAAAATTCGTAAAACAAGATCAGATAACCGTACTGTATATAAATATCAAAGTGTTGATGGGTCTGTTTGTATATTAACAGCAGGGAGTGATGGCGTTTCAGAATTAGATATAAAAAACTACATTCATTAGATGATAGTGAAGTGAATCGTAATAACAGCAATTTACGACCGAAACGAACTAAAGTAGAGAAAAAAATGATTGAAGAATGGAAGCAAGAATTTATTAAAAAATTTAAGGAAAGACACGGATATGAACCTAATGAGCAAGATGTTAACTACTTTGTGGAAGAAGTTTTTCTACGGAACTATAACTTATCTATTGATAGTCAGTTGATTGAT
The genomic region above belongs to Aerococcaceae bacterium zg-1292 and contains:
- the tnpB gene encoding IS66 family insertion sequence element accessory protein TnpB, which translates into the protein MALNLTDLGQVYLVCGKTDMRQGIDSLAIIVKEQLALDPFSGSVFLFCGTKKDRFKALYWDGQGFWLLYKRFGNGRLQWPNSVDQVEQLSNQQIEWLMSGFSIYPKINTATQRDFY